In Pseudomonas sp. ADAK18, a single window of DNA contains:
- a CDS encoding GlxA family transcriptional regulator, with protein sequence MPKIIHVLAFPNVQVLDVTGPLQVFASANDLVRQQGSPVPYAINVIAAQVEPVMTSAGLALVAEPLPAADAPCDTLVIAGGWGVYGAADDPALVDWVRRKAAHSRRMTSVCTGAFLLAASGLLDGCRVVTHWTRCEELARKYPKLTVEANPIFIQQGSLWTSAGVTAGIDLCLALVEQDLGRATALEVARHLVVFLKRPGGQSQFSVTLSLQKGGSRFAELHAWIAEHLNLDLNIPTLAAQVGMSERSFVRHYRAETGQTPARAVELIRVETARRQLADSAVSIKRVAVHCGFGCEETMRRSFLRALSVTPQSYRERFSASVE encoded by the coding sequence ATGCCGAAAATCATCCACGTGCTCGCTTTTCCCAATGTGCAGGTGCTCGACGTCACCGGGCCGCTGCAAGTGTTTGCTTCGGCCAATGACCTGGTGCGCCAGCAAGGGTCGCCAGTCCCTTACGCCATCAATGTGATCGCCGCACAGGTGGAGCCGGTGATGACCTCCGCTGGCCTGGCGCTGGTGGCCGAACCGTTGCCTGCGGCTGATGCCCCGTGTGACACCCTGGTAATTGCCGGTGGCTGGGGTGTGTACGGCGCGGCTGACGATCCAGCGCTGGTGGATTGGGTTCGGCGCAAGGCCGCACATTCGCGACGGATGACCTCGGTCTGCACCGGCGCTTTTCTGCTGGCCGCCAGTGGTCTGTTGGACGGTTGCCGCGTGGTGACCCACTGGACTCGTTGTGAAGAGTTGGCGCGCAAATACCCGAAGCTTACGGTCGAGGCCAATCCGATCTTTATCCAGCAGGGTTCGCTATGGACGTCGGCCGGTGTCACCGCCGGCATCGACCTGTGCCTGGCCCTGGTGGAACAGGACCTGGGCCGGGCCACGGCGCTGGAAGTGGCTCGGCACCTGGTGGTGTTCCTCAAGCGTCCTGGCGGGCAATCGCAATTCAGCGTGACGCTGTCCCTGCAAAAGGGCGGCAGCCGCTTCGCTGAGTTGCACGCCTGGATTGCCGAGCATTTGAACCTGGACCTGAACATCCCGACGCTGGCCGCGCAGGTGGGCATGAGTGAGCGCAGTTTTGTGCGCCACTACCGCGCAGAAACCGGCCAGACCCCGGCGCGGGCGGTGGAGTTGATCCGGGTGGAAACGGCGCGCCGGCAACTGGCCGACAGCGCCGTCTCGATCAAAAGGGTCGCAGTGCACTGCGGTTTTGGCTGCGAAGAAACCATGCGTCGTAGTTTTCTAAGGGCGTTATCGGTGACGCCCCAGTCTTATCGCGAGCGATTTTCAGCTTCTGTCGAGTAA
- the inhA gene encoding isonitrile hydratase: MTLQIGFLLFPGIQQLDLTGPYDVLASLPDVKAHLIWKDLLPVTSSTGLVFTPTMTFDECPKLDVICVPGGAGVGALMEDPQTLDFLNTQSHTARYVTSVCTGSLVLGAAGLLRGRRATTHWAYHDMLSTLGAIPVQERVVRDGNLFTGGGITAGIDFALTLAAELYSEAAAQLVQLQLEYAPAPPFNAGRPDTAPADVLEEANKRTVESRKTRGAIVARAAARLG, encoded by the coding sequence ATGACCTTGCAGATCGGCTTTCTGTTGTTCCCCGGTATCCAGCAATTGGACCTGACCGGGCCCTATGATGTGCTGGCGTCCTTGCCGGACGTGAAGGCCCATCTGATCTGGAAAGACCTGCTGCCGGTCACCTCCAGCACCGGCCTGGTATTCACCCCGACCATGACCTTTGATGAATGCCCGAAATTGGATGTGATTTGCGTACCCGGTGGCGCGGGTGTCGGCGCCTTGATGGAGGATCCACAGACCCTGGACTTCCTCAATACGCAGTCCCATACCGCGCGTTACGTGACCTCGGTGTGTACCGGCTCGCTGGTACTCGGCGCGGCGGGCCTGCTGAGGGGGCGCCGGGCGACGACCCATTGGGCCTACCACGACATGCTGTCCACCTTGGGTGCTATCCCGGTGCAGGAACGCGTGGTCCGTGATGGCAATCTGTTCACTGGGGGCGGGATCACAGCCGGGATTGATTTTGCCCTGACCCTGGCGGCAGAGCTGTACAGCGAGGCGGCGGCGCAACTGGTGCAACTGCAGCTGGAATATGCCCCTGCACCGCCGTTCAACGCCGGCCGGCCAGACACCGCACCGGCCGATGTACTGGAGGAAGCCAACAAACGTACGGTTGAGTCGCGCAAGACACGCGGGGCGATCGTAGCGCGGGCGGCAGCGCGGTTGGGTTGA
- a CDS encoding LysE family translocator yields the protein MIDCATLAVFAGSVLLLLLSPGPNMAFVISHGVTYGWRGGVASGLGISVADVLLTALTATGVTAVVASWPPAFDLIRYAGVMYLLWLVFKTLQKTPGLDTSQVTRVRLSEVFVRAMFNSLLNPKALLFFMVFLPQFVKPEAGSIALQLVQLGLILTLISGVFHGVLGIFGSAVSRFFSASSRTSGLQKWGLATVLMALALRLMLMSRPA from the coding sequence ATGATCGACTGCGCGACCCTTGCTGTCTTCGCAGGCTCTGTCCTGCTGCTGTTACTGTCACCGGGGCCGAACATGGCCTTTGTCATCAGCCATGGTGTGACCTACGGTTGGCGTGGCGGAGTGGCATCAGGACTGGGTATCAGCGTGGCGGACGTACTGCTGACCGCGTTGACGGCCACCGGGGTGACGGCGGTGGTCGCCAGTTGGCCGCCGGCTTTTGACCTGATTCGTTACGCGGGGGTGATGTATCTGCTGTGGTTGGTATTCAAGACCTTGCAAAAAACACCCGGCCTGGATACGTCCCAAGTCACTCGAGTGCGCTTGAGCGAGGTGTTTGTTCGCGCCATGTTCAATAGCCTGCTCAACCCCAAGGCGCTGCTGTTTTTCATGGTGTTCCTGCCGCAGTTCGTCAAGCCCGAGGCTGGTTCCATTGCATTGCAGTTGGTGCAGTTGGGGTTGATCCTGACACTGATCAGTGGGGTGTTCCATGGGGTGTTGGGTATTTTCGGTAGCGCTGTCAGCCGGTTTTTTTCCGCCAGTTCCCGGACTTCGGGGTTGCAGAAGTGGGGGCTGGCCACGGTGTTGATGGCCCTGGCGCTGCGCTTGATGTTGATGTCACGTCCAGCATGA
- a CDS encoding undecaprenyl-phosphate glucose phosphotransferase: MSEKSSVDSLFLTRTGFIEFFVVFVKLLHGVTAVLPAVVLLFYPQPMEADLRNHFLVLLLFFATLTIILFQALGVYSEELFSNRLRFRVMLVAWTSAFCILLFMYQILLLFPQLSPRNLVFWFTTSLGLFGVERILMLRLYRNLMKNGKYLQRTVILGFTDTAVHVAEHLSRNSDIRSGLIGFIDDRTERIPKELSNLPLLGNTRDLEKLIRSEQVNQVMITLPWAAEQRINGLVKRLRQMSVNVMLVPDMAALRYGHNRITDVGGILMFNTSQLPLRGWSPFIKRCEDLLLASIALMLLSPLMLVTAIAIKLDSKGPVLFRQNRFGYNDNVIRVFKFRSMYTDQTDHNADRQTTREDPRITRVGRIIRKTSIDELPQLFNVLLGNMSMVGPRPHATATKAAGVPFEEAVSEYSSRHRVKPGITGWAQINGYRGETDTLYKIQKRVEYDLEYISKWSVWFDLYIVFMTVPAVLSTKEVY; the protein is encoded by the coding sequence ATGAGTGAGAAGTCGTCGGTCGATAGCCTGTTTCTAACTCGTACCGGCTTTATTGAGTTTTTTGTGGTGTTCGTCAAATTGCTCCACGGTGTAACAGCGGTGTTGCCTGCGGTGGTCTTGTTGTTCTACCCGCAGCCCATGGAAGCAGACCTGCGTAATCACTTCCTCGTCCTGCTGCTGTTTTTCGCGACTCTGACCATTATTCTGTTCCAGGCCCTGGGGGTGTATTCCGAGGAGCTGTTCAGCAATCGCCTGCGCTTTCGGGTCATGTTAGTGGCCTGGACATCGGCGTTCTGCATCCTGCTGTTTATGTATCAGATATTGCTGCTGTTCCCGCAGTTGAGCCCACGCAACCTGGTGTTCTGGTTCACCACCAGCCTGGGACTGTTTGGCGTTGAGCGCATCCTGATGCTGCGCCTGTATCGCAACCTGATGAAGAACGGCAAATACCTGCAGCGCACAGTGATTCTCGGCTTCACCGATACCGCCGTGCATGTTGCCGAACACCTTTCGCGCAACAGTGATATCCGCTCCGGCCTGATCGGCTTTATCGACGACCGTACCGAGCGTATCCCCAAGGAACTGAGCAACCTGCCTCTGCTGGGCAACACCCGTGACCTGGAAAAACTGATCCGTTCCGAGCAGGTCAACCAGGTGATGATCACCCTGCCGTGGGCCGCCGAGCAGCGTATCAATGGGCTGGTCAAGCGCCTGCGGCAGATGTCCGTCAATGTCATGCTGGTACCGGACATGGCCGCCCTGCGCTATGGCCATAACCGCATCACTGATGTCGGCGGCATCCTGATGTTCAACACCTCGCAGTTGCCCTTGCGCGGCTGGTCGCCTTTTATCAAGCGCTGTGAAGACCTGCTGCTGGCTAGCATCGCGCTGATGCTGCTGTCGCCCCTGATGCTGGTGACTGCCATCGCCATCAAACTCGACTCCAAGGGCCCGGTGCTGTTTCGCCAGAACCGCTTTGGCTACAACGACAATGTGATCCGGGTGTTCAAATTCCGCTCGATGTACACCGATCAGACCGACCATAACGCCGACCGTCAGACCACTCGTGAAGACCCACGTATCACCCGGGTAGGTCGGATCATTCGCAAGACCAGCATCGACGAGCTGCCGCAGTTGTTCAACGTGCTGCTGGGCAACATGTCGATGGTCGGCCCACGTCCTCATGCCACCGCCACCAAAGCCGCCGGTGTTCCTTTTGAGGAGGCTGTCAGCGAGTACAGCTCAAGGCATCGGGTCAAGCCGGGCATCACCGGATGGGCGCAGATCAATGGCTATCGTGGTGAAACCGATACGCTCTACAAAATTCAAAAACGCGTCGAGTACGACTTGGAGTACATCTCCAAATGGTCGGTATGGTTCGATTTGTACATCGTCTTCATGACGGTTCCGGCCGTTCTTTCCACCAAGGAAGTCTATTAA
- a CDS encoding mannose-1-phosphate guanylyltransferase/mannose-6-phosphate isomerase, whose product MNTLNGLIPCIISGGSGTRLWPVSRQNMPKPFMRMRDDQSLLQKTFLRASQLPGVENVLTVTNRDLLFRTLDDYRGVNKAQLGLDLLLEPFGRNTAAAIAVAALHVQEHFGADAQLLVMPADHLILDESAFADAVAQARDLAESGYLVTFGIQPDRPETGFGYIEQGDALSQGFRVKRFVEKPDLATAQTYLDGGKHLWNAGMFCFKAATVLEELATHAPAVLDAAKAALDHSQTLTNNHSRQRELNAEGFGTAPDISIDVALMEKSAQVAVVPCDIGWSDIGSWEALRQLTPSDEHGNQVNGEAILHDVHNCYIDSPKRVLGAVGVRDLIIVDTPDAILIADANRSQDVRYIVAELKRQNHPAFSLHRTVTRPWGTYTVLEESTRFKIKRIVVKPKGSLSLQMHHHRSEHWVVVSGAAMITNGDREILLNMNESTYIPAGHKHRLTNPGIIDLVMIEVQSGEYLGEDDIVRFDDIYGRAPQEVKP is encoded by the coding sequence ATGAATACCCTCAACGGATTAATCCCCTGCATCATTTCCGGTGGTTCGGGTACTCGTTTGTGGCCAGTATCCCGGCAGAACATGCCCAAGCCGTTCATGCGCATGCGCGACGACCAGAGCCTGTTGCAGAAGACCTTCCTGCGGGCCAGCCAGTTGCCTGGTGTGGAAAACGTGTTGACGGTGACCAACCGTGACCTGCTGTTTCGCACCCTGGACGACTATCGCGGGGTCAACAAGGCGCAACTGGGTCTTGACCTGCTACTGGAACCCTTCGGCCGCAACACCGCCGCCGCCATTGCCGTGGCCGCGTTGCATGTGCAAGAGCATTTCGGCGCCGACGCTCAATTGCTGGTGATGCCCGCCGACCATCTGATCCTTGATGAAAGCGCGTTCGCCGACGCCGTGGCCCAGGCTCGCGACTTGGCCGAGTCCGGCTACCTGGTGACCTTCGGCATCCAGCCGGACCGTCCTGAAACCGGCTTTGGCTACATCGAACAAGGTGATGCCCTGAGCCAGGGGTTCCGGGTCAAGCGCTTCGTCGAGAAACCGGACCTGGCCACCGCCCAGACTTACCTGGATGGCGGCAAACACTTGTGGAACGCCGGGATGTTTTGCTTCAAGGCCGCCACGGTACTGGAAGAACTGGCCACCCATGCCCCCGCCGTACTGGACGCGGCCAAGGCTGCCCTTGACCACAGCCAGACCCTGACAAACAACCACTCCCGCCAGCGGGAACTGAACGCCGAAGGTTTCGGCACTGCGCCGGACATTTCCATCGACGTGGCGCTGATGGAGAAATCCGCCCAGGTTGCCGTGGTGCCTTGCGATATCGGTTGGAGCGACATTGGTTCCTGGGAAGCCCTGCGCCAACTCACCCCCAGCGACGAACACGGCAATCAGGTCAATGGCGAAGCCATCCTGCATGACGTGCACAACTGCTACATCGACTCGCCCAAACGCGTCCTCGGTGCGGTGGGCGTGCGCGACCTGATCATCGTCGACACCCCGGACGCGATCCTGATTGCCGATGCCAATCGCAGCCAGGATGTGCGCTACATCGTGGCCGAACTCAAACGCCAGAACCATCCGGCGTTCAGCCTGCACCGTACCGTCACCCGGCCGTGGGGCACCTACACGGTGCTGGAAGAAAGCACCCGGTTCAAGATCAAGCGCATCGTGGTCAAGCCCAAGGGTTCGTTGTCCCTGCAAATGCATCACCACCGCAGCGAGCACTGGGTAGTCGTCAGCGGCGCGGCCATGATCACCAATGGCGACCGTGAAATCCTGCTCAACATGAACGAGTCCACTTATATTCCGGCCGGGCACAAGCATCGCCTGACCAACCCCGGCATCATCGACCTGGTGATGATCGAGGTGCAGAGCGGTGAGTACCTGGGAGAGGACGACATTGTGCGGTTCGACGATATCTACGGTCGGGCGCCTCAGGAAGTAAAACCCTGA
- a CDS encoding glycosyltransferase family 2 protein produces the protein MRTSLIIPTRNASSHLDRLLPALRMQTLQPDEMLVVDSASSDDTVARFREFGARVEVIDAKDFNHGGTRRWASEQVGGEVLIVMTQDAIPANAQTFANLITELQLDPLNGVAYGRQLPHPGAGVLGAQSRHFNYPAQSRSKSLADAPELGIKTCFSSDSFSVYRRSALEAVGGFPADVIGSEDAYVAARMLLDGYKVRYAATAEVYHSHDYALMDEFHRYFDIGVFYGREPWIRQAFGDAGGEGKRYVLAELRALREAGALHRTPEVVVRSAFKLLGYRLGHLERYLPKSLKQRLGMFSTYWT, from the coding sequence ATGCGCACCTCGTTGATTATCCCCACCCGCAACGCGTCCAGCCATCTGGATCGGCTGTTGCCCGCACTGCGGATGCAAACCTTGCAGCCGGACGAGATGCTGGTGGTCGACAGCGCCTCAAGTGATGACACCGTGGCGCGCTTTCGCGAGTTTGGCGCCCGGGTCGAGGTGATCGACGCCAAGGACTTCAATCACGGCGGTACTCGTCGTTGGGCCAGCGAACAGGTCGGCGGCGAAGTGTTGATCGTCATGACTCAGGACGCGATTCCCGCCAATGCGCAAACCTTCGCCAATCTGATCACCGAATTGCAGCTCGACCCGCTCAACGGCGTCGCCTACGGACGCCAACTGCCCCACCCCGGCGCCGGTGTACTGGGCGCGCAGTCGCGGCACTTCAACTACCCGGCCCAGAGCCGCAGCAAAAGCCTGGCCGATGCCCCCGAGCTTGGGATCAAGACCTGTTTCAGCTCCGATTCTTTTTCCGTGTACCGGCGCAGCGCCCTGGAGGCGGTGGGTGGTTTTCCTGCCGATGTGATCGGCAGCGAAGACGCCTATGTTGCCGCGCGCATGCTGCTCGACGGCTACAAGGTGCGCTACGCCGCCACCGCCGAGGTTTATCACTCCCACGACTACGCTCTTATGGACGAGTTTCATCGCTACTTCGATATCGGTGTGTTCTACGGCCGTGAGCCATGGATTCGCCAGGCGTTTGGTGACGCCGGCGGTGAAGGTAAGCGCTATGTACTGGCCGAACTTCGAGCGCTGCGCGAAGCCGGTGCATTGCATCGCACACCGGAAGTCGTGGTGCGCAGTGCCTTTAAATTGCTGGGCTATCGCCTCGGCCATCTTGAACGCTACCTGCCCAAATCGCTCAAGCAGCGCCTGGGTATGTTCTCCACCTACTGGACTTGA
- a CDS encoding polysaccharide biosynthesis/export family protein — translation MKTINRRSRLTLLSLLSVSIWLAGCSTPARVPLPDNDTLKAGHQAALTLADLPPAQVLIQSGDSLRIVRDVQEPAATDEMSIFVVRPDGVISMPNIGRVKAASRTPEDLGKEITEKYKRIYREPAVTVNIASAPSNRVFIGGAVPNPAFFNLSGQVSVEQALFSSGGVLPSADSSNIALLRTGSDGKYRLYYVDVSSMLKDPTHPLVTLQRGDLIYVPQSSIGATVEAVDMYFTKLFPVNKGVGLGLNYQLNNTSGNTTYNLSP, via the coding sequence ATGAAGACTATCAACCGACGTTCCCGTCTTACCCTGCTCAGCCTCCTGAGTGTCTCAATCTGGCTGGCAGGCTGTTCGACCCCCGCGCGAGTGCCACTTCCTGACAACGATACGCTCAAGGCCGGCCACCAAGCGGCGCTGACCCTGGCTGATCTGCCGCCGGCTCAGGTGCTGATCCAGAGCGGCGATTCCCTACGCATCGTACGTGATGTCCAGGAACCGGCGGCCACCGATGAGATGAGCATCTTCGTGGTGCGCCCCGACGGGGTGATCTCGATGCCCAATATCGGCCGGGTCAAGGCAGCGTCGCGTACGCCCGAGGACCTGGGCAAGGAGATTACCGAGAAATACAAGCGCATCTACCGCGAGCCAGCGGTGACGGTGAACATCGCCAGCGCACCAAGCAACCGCGTGTTTATCGGCGGCGCGGTACCTAACCCGGCGTTCTTCAACTTGTCGGGCCAGGTCAGCGTGGAACAGGCGCTATTCAGTTCCGGCGGTGTGTTGCCCTCGGCGGACAGTTCCAATATTGCCCTGCTGCGCACCGGATCCGACGGCAAGTACAGGCTGTACTACGTCGACGTGAGCAGCATGTTGAAAGACCCGACGCATCCGCTGGTGACATTGCAACGAGGGGATTTGATCTACGTGCCGCAGTCGAGCATTGGCGCCACGGTGGAAGCGGTGGACATGTACTTCACCAAGCTGTTTCCGGTTAACAAAGGGGTTGGGCTGGGTTTGAACTATCAGCTCAATAACACGTCCGGCAATACCACCTACAACCTCAGCCCATGA
- a CDS encoding exopolysaccharide transport family protein — protein sequence MIEIRSLRDLLRLFFIFRREFKLAVITTIVVAVLGAFLLPARYESDARLLVKPGRDNTTVPIEAGNRQTLIAPSTQHDPIVDEEKMLTGRPIVHIVAERYLAMTSEPPQGFWKTTKFYVKKAVGSVLDGVRSVLQFIGLAEKQSPLERLATNLEKNFEASHEPGSSVIEISFKWDDPAVAQKIVETWVDAYLEERARILGRKSLHTFYETEGAKVAATILNLKEELQGRLKQIDSISVQARLENLTSQINRITDAKVGAQNQLSGIRSFLVNASQQIKNQPAEVVTMRETSLNPTQLDLKRQLNTLQVERARLLRTYLPGTPQVNQIEQNIRDLEALSAQEATRLERSQNSAPNSLVINIKQQVIDAQLQERKLAGQIEDYDKTLETLRSERDQVMTDEPELNRLTQQLHTAEKSYALYSENLEQARIDHELDSSQISNIALIEHATLNPARVFPKSLLILLFTIPAGLAVGLLTIYVLYLLDQRIHDGARLQEVFHVPLWSSIPDVHDATPAALTASIYRLYSLLPTDRIAREGFALGLTSARHGEGVTFIIEQLKNLLVERGHQVTINGTQVAQPGEVLLLDASALSSNPQAFLTLRRANQIVLVIEARTSTVPTIENALSLLTTAFGKVDGIILNRRRFEVPANVLARINSWRGAA from the coding sequence GTGATCGAAATCCGCTCTCTACGCGACTTGCTGCGGTTGTTCTTCATCTTCCGCCGCGAATTCAAGCTGGCAGTGATCACCACCATCGTGGTCGCCGTGCTGGGTGCCTTTCTGCTGCCGGCTCGTTATGAGTCCGACGCGCGCTTGCTGGTCAAGCCGGGACGAGACAACACCACGGTGCCCATCGAAGCCGGCAACCGTCAAACGCTGATTGCCCCAAGCACCCAGCACGACCCGATCGTTGACGAGGAGAAAATGCTCACCGGTCGGCCGATCGTGCACATTGTTGCCGAGCGCTACCTGGCCATGACCTCCGAGCCGCCGCAGGGGTTCTGGAAGACCACCAAGTTCTACGTCAAGAAGGCCGTCGGCAGCGTACTCGACGGCGTGCGCAGCGTACTGCAATTTATCGGCCTGGCCGAGAAGCAAAGCCCACTGGAACGCCTGGCGACCAATCTGGAGAAAAACTTCGAGGCCAGCCATGAGCCGGGCTCGTCGGTGATCGAGATTTCGTTCAAATGGGACGATCCCGCCGTTGCGCAAAAAATCGTCGAGACCTGGGTCGACGCCTACCTGGAAGAGCGTGCGCGGATCCTGGGGCGCAAGAGCCTGCATACCTTCTATGAAACCGAGGGGGCCAAGGTCGCCGCAACCATCCTGAATCTCAAGGAAGAACTGCAAGGCCGCTTGAAGCAAATCGATTCGATCAGTGTCCAGGCGCGCCTGGAAAACCTCACCAGCCAGATCAACCGCATCACCGACGCCAAAGTCGGCGCGCAGAACCAGCTCTCGGGGATTCGCAGCTTCCTGGTCAACGCCAGCCAACAGATCAAGAATCAGCCCGCCGAAGTGGTGACAATGCGGGAAACCAGCCTCAACCCGACTCAACTGGACCTCAAGCGCCAGCTCAACACGTTGCAAGTGGAGCGCGCGCGCCTGCTGCGCACCTACCTGCCGGGCACGCCACAGGTCAACCAGATTGAACAGAACATCCGCGACCTGGAGGCCTTGAGCGCCCAGGAGGCCACCCGCCTGGAACGCTCGCAGAACAGCGCGCCCAACAGCCTGGTGATCAACATCAAACAGCAAGTGATCGACGCCCAATTGCAGGAACGCAAGCTGGCCGGGCAAATCGAAGACTACGACAAGACCCTCGAGACCCTGCGCTCCGAGCGTGACCAGGTGATGACCGATGAGCCGGAGCTCAATCGCCTGACCCAACAACTGCACACCGCCGAGAAAAGCTATGCGCTGTACTCGGAAAACCTTGAACAAGCGCGCATCGACCACGAACTGGACAGCAGCCAGATCAGCAACATCGCCTTGATCGAACACGCCACCCTGAACCCGGCTCGAGTGTTCCCCAAAAGCTTGCTGATTCTGCTGTTCACCATCCCCGCCGGCCTCGCCGTGGGCCTGCTGACCATCTACGTGCTGTACCTGCTGGACCAGCGCATCCACGACGGCGCGCGGCTGCAAGAGGTCTTCCATGTACCGCTATGGAGCAGCATCCCCGACGTGCACGATGCAACACCTGCCGCGCTGACGGCGAGTATTTATCGTCTGTATAGCCTGCTGCCCACCGACCGCATAGCCCGCGAGGGCTTTGCCCTGGGACTGACCTCGGCGCGCCATGGCGAAGGCGTGACATTCATCATCGAGCAGTTGAAAAACCTGCTGGTAGAGCGAGGTCATCAGGTCACGATCAATGGCACACAAGTAGCGCAACCGGGTGAAGTGTTGCTGCTGGACGCCTCTGCCCTGTCGTCCAACCCGCAGGCGTTCCTGACCTTGCGCCGCGCCAACCAGATTGTGCTGGTGATCGAGGCCCGAACCAGCACCGTGCCAACCATTGAGAACGCCCTGTCGCTGCTGACCACCGCGTTCGGCAAGGTCGATGGGATCATTCTCAACCGTCGCCGCTTCGAAGTGCCGGCCAACGTCTTGGCACGGATCAACAGCTGGCGTGGAGCGGCCTGA
- a CDS encoding glycosyltransferase, with the protein MRIALLAPLPPEQTGIADYAAHLCNALVELGIEVLTPLKGCHDPAELQRRLRGFDWSSVDLVHAELGGGRFGEFQALDYLRQAHPQLPLTATVHDPERLIWRRAKLFFPLTLLERLPHPMPQAAALLADPLTLHEERRVAKHMRRLITLTRLGGDCLRQRMGLRADQSAVIAHGNLVIASVALPPLEPLRLLYFGFIYRGKGIEDLLEALARALSANPQCRGQVRLTLAGGTAPEMTFDPAGNYLEGLRQQIDTLHLGDVVDWQLDLPSADIARTIQDHHVMVLPYRESKKLGFLGQMRGTSGALSWANACARGVITSNARAFAEEVAAGNGVTYQQGDIDSLSDALSRLMLDPQQARQWADQAAEIGRQRQWPNTAQRFAELFQAACKEPSR; encoded by the coding sequence ATGCGGATTGCGCTGCTGGCACCGCTGCCACCCGAACAAACCGGCATTGCCGACTACGCCGCGCACTTGTGCAACGCGTTGGTCGAGCTGGGCATTGAAGTCCTCACACCGCTCAAGGGCTGTCACGACCCGGCTGAGCTGCAGCGCCGGCTGCGCGGGTTTGACTGGAGCAGCGTGGACCTGGTCCATGCTGAGCTGGGCGGTGGACGCTTCGGTGAATTCCAGGCGCTGGATTACTTGCGCCAGGCTCACCCACAGTTGCCGCTGACTGCCACCGTGCATGACCCGGAGCGATTGATCTGGCGCCGGGCCAAGTTATTCTTCCCGCTGACCCTGCTCGAACGCCTGCCCCATCCGATGCCTCAGGCAGCAGCGTTACTGGCCGACCCGTTGACCCTGCATGAAGAACGGCGCGTGGCCAAACACATGCGCCGCCTGATCACCCTCACCCGCCTGGGCGGGGACTGCTTGCGCCAACGCATGGGGCTACGTGCGGACCAGTCGGCGGTCATTGCCCACGGCAACCTGGTCATTGCGTCGGTGGCACTGCCGCCACTGGAACCATTGCGTCTTCTGTATTTCGGCTTTATCTACCGCGGCAAAGGTATCGAGGACCTGCTTGAAGCCCTGGCGCGCGCCCTGTCCGCCAACCCTCAATGCCGTGGCCAGGTACGCCTGACCCTGGCCGGTGGCACAGCGCCGGAAATGACGTTCGACCCCGCCGGCAATTACCTGGAAGGCTTGCGCCAACAGATCGACACGTTGCACCTCGGCGACGTGGTGGATTGGCAACTGGACCTGCCTTCGGCCGACATCGCACGCACGATCCAGGATCACCATGTGATGGTGCTTCCCTACCGCGAGTCGAAAAAGCTCGGCTTTTTGGGGCAGATGCGTGGCACCAGCGGCGCTCTGTCCTGGGCCAATGCTTGCGCGCGTGGCGTGATCACCTCAAATGCACGGGCCTTTGCCGAAGAAGTGGCCGCCGGCAACGGCGTCACTTATCAGCAAGGTGATATCGACTCGTTGAGTGATGCCCTGAGCCGTTTGATGCTGGACCCGCAACAGGCTCGCCAGTGGGCCGACCAAGCCGCTGAAATCGGTCGGCAACGCCAATGGCCTAACACGGCCCAGCGCTTTGCCGAATTGTTCCAGGCTGCATGTAAGGAGCCATCCCGATGA